Proteins from a single region of Oryza brachyantha chromosome 6, ObraRS2, whole genome shotgun sequence:
- the LOC102711270 gene encoding uncharacterized protein LOC102711270 codes for MGNCQAAEAATVVVQHPGGRVERLYWATSAAEVMRANPGHYVALVTLRVAEEKRPPAPAPAPRAAAPAAGGGERRGTVRVTRVKLLKPRDTLLLGQAYRLITVDEVTRALQAKKEEKSRRAAAAQQQMDPKPAGAGARINPGGGDGHTQLDENLDQHDRDSQRSSSATHSRHRQWRPSLHSIAEVSS; via the exons ATGGGGAACTGCCAggcagcggaggcggcgacggtggtggtgcAGCACCCGGGCGGCCGGGTGGAGCGGCTCTACTGGGCCACCAGCGCCGCCGAGGTGATGCGCGCCAACCCGGGCCACTACGTCGCGCTCGTCaccctccgcgtcgccgaggaGAAGCGGCccccggctccggctccggctccgcgcgcggccgcgcctgcggccggcggcggcgagcggcgcggcaCGGTGCGGGTGACGCGGGTGAAGCTTCTCAAGCCGCGGGACACGCTGCTCCTCGGCCAGGCTTACCGGCTCATCACCGTCGACGAGGTCACCAGGGCGCTGCAGGCGAAGAAGGAGGAGAAgtcgaggagggcggcggcggcgcagcagcagATGGACCCCAAacccgccggagccggagctaGGATCaatcccggcggcggcgacggccacaCGCAGCTCGATGAGAATCTTGATCAG CATGACAGAGACAGCCAACGGAGCAGCTCGGCGACACATTCCAGGCATCGTCAATGGCGCCCATCACTGCACAGCATCGCGGAAGTTAGTAGCTGA
- the LOC102711541 gene encoding cyclin-D1-1-like, giving the protein MDDNGDDALLYCGEDAGELERDDREPGTSSSSTCTAAAADDGGHGECFCYDDDDDAPVDTEFVVPAFSPPGRRPGAVVHRPGSWSESVSWILKVRSFHGFQPATAYLAVSYMDRFLSSRTLPDYGWASQLLCVACLSLAAKMEETSSPPLLNLQIEGTRFIFEPRTIQRMELIVLVELDWRLRSLTPFAFVDFFAFKAGSSGRNSRILALRTCQIILDAIHETEFLNHCASSMAAAAVLLAVNESPAAMACRSVSPESVASWCVGLTEEGISSCYQLLQQQQALNTARERRRHLMILLAPQLRPMNCSSVASSSSRGKRRKLGGHFGEE; this is encoded by the exons ATGGAcgacaacggcgacgacgcgctcCTGTACTGCGGCGaggacgccggcgagctggaGCGCGACGACCGCGAGCCggggacgtcgtcgtcgtcgacgtgcaccgccgccgcagctgaCGACGGAGGACATGGTGAGTGCTTCTgctacgacgacgacgacgacgcgcccGTCGACACCGAGTTCGTCGTGCCCGCGTTCTCGCCGCCGGGGCGCCGGCCGGGGGCCGTCGTCCACCGGCCCGGAAGCTGGTCGGAGTCCGTCTCCTGGATCCTCAAG gTCCGGTCGTTCCACGGCTTccagccggcgacggcgtacCTCGCCGTGAGCTACATGGACAGGTTCCTGTCCTCTCGCACTCTGCCG GATTATGGATGGGCATCCCAGTTGCTATGTGTGGCTTGCTTGTCTCTGGCTGCCAAGATGGAAGAAACCTCTTCACCACCCCTCCTCAACCTTCAA ATCGAAGGAACAAGGTTCATTTTTGAGCCTCGGACGATCCAGAGGATGGAGCTCATCGTGCTGGTCGAGCTGGACTGGAGGCTCCGGTCGCTGACGCCTTTCGCCTTTGTTGATTTCTTCGCTTTCAAGGCCGGCTCCTCCGGGAGAAACTCGAGGATCTTGGCGTTGCGCACTTGCCAAATAATTCTCGATGCAATTCATG AGACCGAGTTCCTGAACCACTGCGCCTCATCaatggcggcagcggcggtgctATTGGCAGTAAATGAGTCGCCAGCGGCCATGGCTTGCAGGAGCGTCAGCCCTGAATCAGTTGCCTCGTGGTGCGTTGGCCTGACTGAG gAAGGGATCAGCAGTTGCTaccagctgctgcagcagcagcaagctcTGAATActgcgagagagaggaggcggcatCTGATGATACTGCTCGCGCCGCAGCTGAGACCAATGAATTGTTCGTCAGTAGCAAGTTCATCTTCCCGGGGCAAAAGGCGCAAACTTGGTGGCCATTTCGGAGAAGAGTGA
- the LOC102704620 gene encoding tRNA (guanine-N(7)-)-methyltransferase produces the protein MTRGDGANGGGGGAGGQQKGAGKLPRKRFYRARAHSNPLSDSHFPVPISPDEVDLSQHYPRYFPSDEGEGRQGDAAASRIRFADVGCGFGGLLVGLSTLFPDTLMIGMELRDKVTEYVKERILALRASNPGQYDNISVVRTNSMKYIPNYFRKAQLSKMFFLFPDPHFKEKNHRRRVISMQLLDEYAYVMEVGGIIYTITDVEELGEWMRSCLEKHPLFEAIPEEEIKADPVVKLLSTATEEGQKVARNGGQTFQAIFRRIPLQEE, from the exons ATGACGAGGGGAGACGgcgcgaacggcggcggcggtggcgccggaggGCAGCAGAAGGGGGCGGGGAAGCTCCCCCGGAAGCGGTTCTACCGGGCGCGCGCGCACAGCAACCCGCTCAGCGACTCGCACTTCCCGGTCCCGATATCGCCCGACGAGGTGGACCTCTCGCAGCACTATCCTCGGTACTTCCCCTCCGACGAGGGCGAAGGCCGCCAGGGCGATGCGGCGGCGTCACGGATCCGCTTCGCGGACGTCGGGTGTGGGTTTGGCGGGCTGCTCGTTGGGCTCTCCACGCTCTTCCCTGACACACTCATGATCGGCATGGAGCTGAGGGACAAG GTGACCGAATATGTCAAAGAAAGGATTTTGGCTTTGCGAGCATCGAATCCAGGACAGTATGACAACATATCTGTTGTGCGCACCAATTCGATGAAATACATCCCAAACTATTTCAGGAAGGCTCAGCTTTCGAAAATGTTCTTCCTGTTCCCTGATCCTCACTTCAAGGAGAAGAACCACCGGCGAAGGGTGATCAGCATGCAGCTGCTTGATGAGTATGCTTATGTGATGGAAGTGGGAGGAATCATATATACCATTACAGATGTAGAGGAGCTTGGAGAATGGATGCGGTCATGTCTGGAGAAACACCCGCTATTCGAAGCTATCCCCGAGGAAGAGATAAAAGCAGACCCAGTTGTTAAGTTACTGTCTACTGCCACTGAAGAAGGCCAGAAGGTTGCAAGAAATGGAGGTCAGACTTTCCAGGCCATCTTTAGACGCATCCCCTTGCAAGAGGAATAG